Proteins encoded together in one Planctomyces sp. SH-PL14 window:
- a CDS encoding HNH endonuclease, translated as MEATLTRPTLVLNRVWQPVGVASVARALTLVAGERARIVDPLDYRLHSWSDWTALIPGHEEPFLQTVSRRLRVPEVIALTEYDRVPTNVVTFSRRNLFKRDRYTCQYCGLQPGSEELTIDHVVPRSRGGLGTWENCVLACIDCNAKKADRTPVEAHMPLRKRPVRPKWNPLYARHDVRIESWSKFLSEAYWTVELDE; from the coding sequence GACACGACCGACGCTCGTCCTGAACCGCGTGTGGCAGCCCGTCGGCGTCGCCTCCGTTGCGCGGGCGCTGACGCTGGTCGCCGGCGAGCGGGCCCGGATCGTCGATCCGCTGGACTACCGGCTCCACAGCTGGTCGGACTGGACGGCGCTGATCCCGGGCCACGAGGAGCCGTTCCTCCAGACGGTCTCGCGGCGGCTGCGCGTTCCGGAAGTGATCGCGCTGACGGAGTATGACCGCGTTCCGACGAACGTCGTCACCTTCAGCCGGCGGAACCTTTTCAAGCGGGACCGCTACACTTGCCAGTATTGCGGCCTTCAGCCGGGGAGCGAGGAGCTGACGATCGACCACGTCGTTCCCCGTTCGCGGGGGGGCCTGGGCACGTGGGAGAACTGTGTGCTGGCCTGCATCGACTGCAACGCGAAGAAGGCGGACCGGACTCCGGTGGAGGCCCACATGCCGCTGCGGAAGCGGCCGGTCCGACCGAAGTGGAACCCGCTCTACGCGCGGCACGATGTCCGGATCGAGAGCTGGTCGAAGTTCCTCAGCGAGGCGTACTGGACGGTGGAGCTCGACGAGTAG